TCACATGATTTTATGGATCGGCGTTGTGAACACTTCACTAAACTAAGCATGCTAagcatgaatagtaaattcaaaaccAATAGTAcaagaattaaaataaatctaatttTTTTACACTAAATGAGACGTGCTTACAATTTTTTGTGCTGAGATGACCTCGAAGGAGTTCCgtccaaaaaaataaataaataaaatcagaGTTTAGAAAACTCGAGAAAGATTGGACATTTTGAAGCTTCGACTTTGATTTTTTTGGACGGAGCTCCTTCCAAAGTCATCTCAGGATAAATTTTTGCAAGCTCCTAGAAAGGTCCACCATTTTTAGTGTaaacattttatttatttatttatttatcggCTATTTATTTTCTAATTACTATTCACCATGTAGCAAATGAGCTCGGGCTCAGCTTTGAATCTTTGCAAATACTCTGCATTCTATCACTCCTTTGCCCGAATCTCAATGGAACCCAGGGTTAGGATAAGGAGAGTGAGTACGAGAGCGGCGATGTAGCGGACGGGCGCGCCTGCTCCCGCTACGTCTGCCAATCGAAGAAGGACATGTTGGGCCGGGCATTGAATGCCAGCATAGAAGGCAGGTGCAGCATACGTAATGTGGAACAGTGGTATACGTTCAGGGCGCCGTTTCATGTGACGATGCCGTCACGGCACACCGTCCACATGTTCTCACGGTACAGGACAGCGAGCTAAAGTTCAAAGTGAGCGATCTATATTTGTGTTTTTCATTTTTACATCATGCTAATCATGTGAGTACTTGCTAACCCTGGTTACACTCTTTTCCCGTGCATAAAAAAAAGACAAACCTAATAGGATCAATGCCTGCAACTGCGTGGGAGATCCATCCAATACTGCTGCAGGGCTCCACATATTCAAGTGATGAAGTAAAATTTGCTGCCAAACAGTTTATTACTTCTGATATGCGCCCAAAGACTTACTCTGCTGTGCTGGATTTTGCCACAAACAACTCAAAAGGACTACAGCTGTGAGATGAACATCAAACTTGGTGCGACGATCTTATCAATCGCATGTTTGAAACCGTCGACGAAGACGCTGCAGTTTTGTACACTTGTTAATTCATGAATAAGCTGGCTACGGCACAACAAGCCAGCCTCACAGCAGGCGGCTGCTCTGCTTCACTTGCTGTAACTGCATGTTAGTTCCCTTATGTGTCCCCTCCTGATTTTTTGCTCTGAACATTCACTTGCTGTAACTTGCTTTGACACGTTCTTGGCTATCCTAGGTGCAAATGTACGGCCGAATGGACAAACAGCACAACTAATGCATGAACATAAGTTGGCCCAAGCACGCCTGGAGAAGCAGCATGCACATGCTAACCCCACTCCAACACCAAACTGCTCAACATGCGTCAACTTGACACGTGAGTGACACCAATAACCTCTGCCTTCCCttgtttcaaaaataaataaataataataaccTCTGCCTTGTAATATTTTCTTTTGTACAATGTCTAACGTTCATGATTCCTTATACCACATCCCTACAAGTGGAAAGGCCAAATGGATCACAATTTGAAGGTGGATTTGCACTGTCGCTTCTGCAGCTGGCTGGTTATACCAATTGCCATTTACATTTCTTTTCCCTGATAGTTTCCCAAATTGGCAACTGAAAAGTTGATCATCGTCCATTCACAGATCGACAGCACGTTGAAAAAAACCCTGAAGCCACACTCAGGCCTCGTTTGGTTGCAAGGTATCCCGGGGGGATCCCCGCTGTTTCCGCTGGTCAGAGAACCACGGGCCGGGTTGGCCCAGGGAAATCGAGATGGTCATTTGGACCGCATCCTTCGAGGGCTAACCCTGCCCGACCCACGACCTTACCACGGGAAGGAAAGCCACGACCCGACAGGTCGGGGAGGAAAGCCACGGCTCGAGCGGCAGACGAGTGAACGACGCGCCGTCGACCAagatccgctgccgccgccgccgacggcagAAGCGACGCCCCCCGACCCCTCCCTCCGGTGTTCAGGATCCAACATCCTCCCCTCCAGCGACGGCGACGGACCGCGGCCGTCATTGTCCTCCTTCCCCGGATCTCCCCTCCACCTCGAAGCTCCGACCCCCTTCGGCGACCACGACGGCGACGGTTTTGTGGTTGTTTTCTACCTCCTCCGGTCAAGGttagccccctcctccttctcccccctCTGCAACCTctatctttctcgagttcatgccTTCACCGTCACTGATGAACTTGAACATCCATATCCAGGAAGTGAGCACCGCCTCGTTCTCTCAGATCATTCCCACCATTGTTAATCACCGGTGAGCACCTAGATCAGTACACAATATTTGGTTGCTGATGTTTTAGTGGATGTCCAGAAGAACTACACAATGCTAGATCCAGGAATGTTTTATTTGCTTGTACAAACTACTTGTCCAGAAGGAGGTAGGATTGATGCATCAGTGTTGGATATTAGAAAATGAAAGAAATGTAAGCAATGCTTAGCAGATTAGAAGAAATAGAAAATGATTCTTATATTTTTCTACTGATGTTGCTTTACACAAGTTTCATATGCATTGGTCAATAGTAGTTCTTCCGTAGCGCGTAGGGAACtgaaatatatatatatcagaCCAATGTTTCATATGCATTGATTTTGTTTCCTTTTCAGTTCTCCTAGGTTTCTTGACGTTGTGACCATTGTTTAATATATAATAGTTATCGTTGATGACAAACTGTTTCTTATGAAACATTTGTAGTACTGTTGTTTCATATGCTTTTTATGGAAGTGCATACTTAATCAGTTCTTCTCAACTATGAATGTATGTCATTGAAATCTAAATCCATATGCCAACTTTCAGATTATTTGTTGCTTGAACTGAAAGGTGTAGCTGCTAATTTTTTTGTGTGCTTCAGAACTTTATTTCATTACTATAATGAAGACTAGTTTTGACCCTTTTCGATCTCCTAGTTACAGACTAGTTTTGACCCTATTTTGCGAGATGACCATTTACATGATGAATCATTTGCTGCTAGTTTTAGTTGAAATTAGTTTACTTAGTTTTGTTGCCACCAAGCCTAGTAGCTAATGCACCTCATCTTTGTGGTTGGTTTTATTGGGATCTTCCAAGGACTGTTTCTATTTTATTTCGTACACTAAGATCCAGAGCAGTTGTGTTCTTGGCCCTTCATCCATCAAGAATTTTTTAAGGTTGTCCCCCGAAATAATCTGTAGCCCTATACCTTAAAGATTACCACTCTACTTTCATTACTTATCTAGAGGCTTTGTTGGCATCCGTTTTCTTTCTTGGGAGAGACCGTGAACACAAACTCATAAGCTTTGTTGGCTATTTTTTCATCCAGCAATATATTCTTCATTCATGCTTTCGGTAGGCTGATTCTAGTTTCATCCATGACACGATTGTTTTTTTTTGTTGATTTAAGTGGTGTGGTATGTCAGTTGCTCGATTGTTTCTTGTTATTGCTAGCTGAAAATGTGGTTGGATTCATATAAGCACATGTATGCTAACACCGTACTGTAAGTTTTCTTGGAAATATGCATCCGGTTGTGTGCTGATTAGATAGTCATCTATGCACATGTGGGCTAATGAGGTATATATGGATCTTGTGCTGATTAGATATATGCATCTGGGTGTTGATCTTAATGCTGCCACTCCTAGGAAACTGACACGACACAATGTATATTATTCTATATATTACACAATTAGAATAATGTTTATACAATTGAAAAGCTTCGAGGACTATTTTCAAGCTGGTTTCAGTGTAACATTCTTTTCTTGCCAAATGATGGCTTTCATGCCGTGGTCGTCTAGGAATCAAAGGGAACAATATTTTATTTATTACTCCGTAGAACATAAATCAGTCTGGCTTATTATGTTTGCATCTATTTCATTCATAACCATGCATATGTGCTTATATATAGTTTAAAATGTGATATTTTATAGTAACTatattgttctttttctttttgcaggTTTCCTAAAGCTAACCAATGAAAATGTCCAAAGAAGTTGATGGTGGAAGTTTCAGTAGAGTGATTATTCCAATGACAACACATTTCCCCATGGATCAGTCACATATGCACATCTTTTTAATGGAACTATATGTGttgttcccctccttggaggcgtcggtatggactgatccCCTCACTTCCCCTGcccctaggtctcccgggcgaaagccctaactttgttgggcggcggcggcgctcttgGCGCCGTtctcttcttgaaggcgccgctttgtgAGGCTTGTGGTCGGGTGGCGCTTGTGCGtggtgggtggtggcggcggtgtggCCCTCTTGTCCTAACGTGAAACTTCCCCCTCCGGTGTTGGATGTGTGCAGTGGCGATGTTCTGCTCAAGGAGAGCCTCCGACGTCTCGTTGGGGATGCGCTGACCCTCTCTATGTGGCCATCTTCCCGCAGCATCCATCTCATCTTGCGACGGTGCGGCACCTTCAATCTAGGCAAGGAGGTAGTGGCCTTCTTCGAAGATAATGGACGGGAGTGCCGTGCCGGGGCCCGTAGGTGCATGGCGACAACATATGCCCCGCTGGTGTCGCCCCCTCTCTCCTCCGAACCAGTGTGATATTGTTCCTGGTGCAGCATTCTTGGAGGAGGTCCTCGTTGTCTTCGGCTTCGTTCTCTTTTGATTATCTCCAGTTTCCGTAGCGTGTGAGGAGTGGTTTGGTGTTGTCCATCGTTTATGTATCTTACCACCGTGTTGTTCTTTCTTTTGCATGAGGGCGTTTGTTTGTAATCTGGccagttgatggctttgttaattcaaagtcgggctaggCTCGAGCCCCATCTTGGGCTCGGCTGATGCCTTTTCTTGTCCGTTTGGGTCACCCCGTTGGAGTTCCTCTTACTGAAAAAAAAAGAAATAGTTCTCATGGTTTTTGAATACTACATTTCTTTTCTAAGAAATCTGGCGCTTCCCTGACGTGATTCCCTCCCCCCCTTGCCTCCAAACTCACGTGCGGATCTCCCCCCGTGGTGGGAGAGGATTTCCTATGGCCATGGAAAGTCCCCCTCGTGGGATTACTACCCTGGAATGTTTTCACTCTGCAACCAAATGAGGCCTCAAGGTACCTGCGCTCCCCGGAGCTACTCAGAGCTTGATTATTAGAGATGCGCTCTGCCCACTTGTCCACGTGCTCTCCCATTCAACCGCACATCTTCTGATGATGACTCACCTGAAAAAGGTCAGTGGACTATTATTGAAAAGTTATCACATCCTGCCATGCTTGCACCCTCACTGGTTCTAACACTTGTACATACACTCTCTTGGTCTCTTCAGGGATGGAAATCTCACTCCCTTATCCACCAACACCTTTCCACGCGCAGTCATAGCTATACCACAGGCTCATCAGATCCAGTTACTTGGACAAATAAACGTCAAAGATCAAGCATTACAAAGAAGGTGGACTTCTAAAAACAAACAAACTCACAAGTATTGTTGATTGGTGGAGAAACTGCTGCACAGGGTAACTCATCATGCCCTTGAATCTTCCGACAGCTACTATTCATCACCAAACAGATAGCACTCCAGCTGCAGGttagaataaagaaaaaaaatacatgaaTATACCTGTCATGCTATTTTGGGTCTCTTTTATAAATTTATTCCTGCCTTGCAACAAATTCCAATGCATAAACGGGCAAGGGCCTCAAGATCAGCAACACCCATAATTGCATATCACCGTGGTCAGTTTCGGCGGGCCATTTGTGCTCGTCTTGATCGTCAAAATGCAGTTACCGGGGAAAAATAACTGCCAGGCCCCCGCGTCGCTCTCCCgcagggcgactcgggcggcgaccAGATCCGCCCGGCCTAGGCCACCGCTTCCCGGCCCcctctgcctcgccgccgccggtggtCACCTCCGGCAAAGCCCGGCCTAGTGACGGCGGCGGTGGGGATTCGCCCTTTGCTGCTGCTCGGCTCCCTGCGGGGCCTGTTCCGTGGCGCCTGTTCGCCGGCGTGCGGTCGGCTGGCAGCGGCGTTTgcaccggggcggcggccctggacaTGGCGGAGGCGGCCTTTCTCTGAGCTGGAGGAGGTCGGCAAGGGGGCGGCGCGGCCGTGGTGGCTGGGCATGGTGGATCTTGGGATCCCGCGCACAGTTCTTGCGGCTCGGTGGGCGCGCGATGGATGGCGGCGCGGCGGGTTTGCAGCGTGGTGGCTGCGGCCAGTGGGGTGCGTCGTGGGGCGGTCGTGGCCGGCTTCGACCCGTCCCGACGGCAGGTGCAGGGATGACTCCGCCCGATCCGATCTGGGCGTGGATGGTGCGGAGCTGCGTGGAGGTTGCGACAGTGGTGGCGTTCGGCGCTTGGGTGAGTGGAggaagccggggcggcggccccgggttGTAGGCCATGGCGTCTTGTCATGGTGGTGGCCGGGATGGGCTCACCCGACGGATCCCCGTCTGGTTGAAGTCCCGGAGTTTGCGCCTGCATCTCACTCGCAACTTGAGGTGCTGCTGTGTGGGTGTTGTCGCAGTTGAGCTTGGTGGTCGACGACGGAGGGTGCAAGGTGCAGCGGGAACAGCTCTGACGATCTCCACGCTCAAGGGTGGTCCAGATCTGCAGGCCTCTGTAGGGATGGGCGAGTTCCGGGCGAAAGCCTTGTCCCGACTCTGTCGGTGCCGTCGACGGCGGCGCTTTCGGGCGTcgtttccctccttggaggcgtcgtcgtGGAACTCCTCTTCCTCTATGAGGGGCTTGGGCTCTTCGGGTGAAAACCTAAGCTCCAGATGGTTTCTGGAGCGGGCGATGACGGTGTTTTCGTCGtttctgttggggatcgttgcagaaattaataaatttctacgcatcaccaagatcaatctatggagtttactagcaacgtgAGGGAAGTGCATCTttatacctttgaagatcgcgatgtggaagcgttgcaagaacgcggtcggtggagtcgtacacgaagcgattcagataacggccgaatccgatctaagcaccgaacaatggtgcctccgcgttcaacacacgtgcagctcggttacgtctcccgtgccttgatccagcaaggagagagggagaggttggggaagactccgtccagcagcagcacgacggcgtggtggtggtggaggagcatggcactccagcagggcttcgccaagcactgcgagagacgaggagggagaggggtagggctgcgccaagagagagggagactcgtgtctctggcagccccaaaacccccactatatataggggaaggggaggggggccggccccctagatccatctagagggggggcagcggcccccttagggtttccaactagggggcgcccgcccctcgggggggggggcagcggccccctagggtttccaaccctaggcgccttgggccctggggggggggggcgcaccagcccactaaggggctggttcccacccaactacagcccattaggtccttcggggcaggtggaccctcccgg
This DNA window, taken from Triticum aestivum cultivar Chinese Spring chromosome 1D, IWGSC CS RefSeq v2.1, whole genome shotgun sequence, encodes the following:
- the LOC123182878 gene encoding uncharacterized protein, translated to MDHNLKVDLHCRFCSWLIDSTLKKTLKPHSGLVWLQGIPGGSPLFPLVREPRAGLAQGNRDGHLDRILRGLTLPDPRPYHGKESHDPTGRGGKPRLERQTSERRAVDQDPLPPPPTAEATPPDPSLRCSGSNILPSSDGDGPRPSLSSFPGSPLHLEAPTPFGDHDGDGFVVVFYLLRSRK